In one Thunnus maccoyii chromosome 12, fThuMac1.1, whole genome shotgun sequence genomic region, the following are encoded:
- the LOC121908909 gene encoding immunoglobulin lambda-1 light chain-like, which translates to MLFLPAAALCCLCSALVAMAAELIQDDLTLTRRAGKKVSFSCGGTNQCDSSYPYVYWYQKIDTETFTRILSIDMSNGNEYKGFNHPQKNDFSGVKNENVYELKIQTVKLLHSATYYCSCWKDVPGGNPFMIFGSGTKLFVTVERVVKPVVSVYPAASRAHLEGKSSLLCLASAMSPPVVQFSWKRQKNGQLEDLPPAAGERLELREPGRTASILLLHQQERSTYKYRCSVKHEGGTVRAQTEQDLSTLPSPTTAPTATPTSASTATPPAVPSASPTPAPSADPPAALVPSQYQVKLLCVLYTVLIVKSLVYCCGLSLLMILRNKGPSTNCTHAD; encoded by the exons ATGCTTTTCctcccagctgctgctctgtgctgtctgtgttcag cgctggttgccatggcagcagaGCTGATTCAGGATGATTTAACATTGACCAGGAGAGCTGGTAAAAAAGTTTCCTTCAGCTGTGGAGGAACTAACCAGTGTGACAGTAGTTACCCATATGTATACTGGTACCAGAAGAtagacacagaaacattcacaaGGATTCTGAGTATTGATATGTCGAATGGTAATGAATATAAAGGTTTCAATCATCCTCAGAAAAATGATTTCTCAggagtaaaaaatgaaaacgtCTATGAGTTGAAGATCCAGACAGTTAAACTCTTACATTCAGCCACCTACTACTGCTCGTGTTGGAAAGATG TACCTGGCGGAAACCCAT TCATGATCTTTGGCTCTGGAACTAAACTGTTTGTAACAG TTGAGCGGGTAGTGAAGCCCGTGGTGAGCGTGTACCCAGCAGCATCCAGAGCCCACCTGGAGGGGAAGAGCTCCCTGCTGTGTCTGGCCTCAGCCATGTCTCCTCCTGTGGTCCAGTTCtcctggaaaagacagaagaacGGCCAGCTGGAGGATCTGCCCCCTGCTGCGGGAGAGCGGTTGGAGCTCAGAGAGCCGGGACGCACtgcctccatcctgctgctcCATCAGCAAGAGAGGAGCACATATAAATACCGCTGCTCCGTCAAGCACGAAGGGGGCACAGTGAGGGCCCAAACAGAACAAG atcTTTCTACTCTTCCTTCACCAACAACAGCTCCAACTGCAACTCCAACATCAGCTTCAACAGCAACTCCACCAGCAGTTCCATCAGCATCTCCGACACCAGCTCCATCAGCAGATCCACCAGCAGCTCTTGTCCCGTCTCAGTACCAggtgaagctgctctgtgtgctgtaCACAGTGCTGATAGTGAAGAGTCTGGTGTACTGCTGTGGACTCTCTCTGCTGATGATCCTCAGAAACAAGGGACCGTCCACCAATTGCACAcatgctgactga